Below is a genomic region from Syngnathus typhle isolate RoL2023-S1 ecotype Sweden linkage group LG3, RoL_Styp_1.0, whole genome shotgun sequence.
AAGCCTGAACCGAGGAAAATTACAATCAAAAGTTTAGAAAATACATCTTTATGCTTCAATTCCACCAAGAAGTACAGTTGGGTCAATTCAAGtgagcatttttttctgttggaGTAAAAAGGATTATTTTAATTGGTCCAAATAATTGGCttgcattaattaaataagacGACATTCCTGAGTAAGTACATTATGAGTGAACTGAGATCATCTTTAGTTCCTATATAAAGTATTTATACAGTGTGCTGTGAGATTTCTCTCAATGTGCATTTATGGTTGAGAAACACTCGATTAGGATTTGCCATTCAGCAATCCCGTCACACTAATTGAATGTGAGCGGTGCACTCAATTGAACTTTAAAACTTGGTGGAAATATGATTTAAGTCATCCTACCCTCCGCTCTCTGTCATAGTCTGCAGCTCTTCAGCAGTGAGTTCAGCCATCTTGGAACCAACCTCTTCCAGAGCCTTGAATTCCATCGGACTGAGGACTGTGGGTATtcataaaggaaaaaaaaagcgaagATTCAAACACAGTGGAGGTTTCGATGTCGACGTCACCCGCAAAGGGAGTGCACTAAATTAAGGATACGTCCGTCCAATGGGTAAACGTTCTCAGGTGAGTCTGCATCTGCGTTATATGGAGGAAGGTGTGGAGCCAAAGCTGCCTGCGCCTCCATGTCGGCAACTTCCTGTTGCAGAGctgtggaaaaacaaagaaacaaaacctgtctttaaagaaaaaaaacatggagtTTATGCATATGGATTATTGTTTAAGGCATTGAATGCCATTCATGGGAATTTGGGATGGAATCTTTTAGATCATTGCGAAGCACGTTAACATtattaaaagcaaaatgtttGAATTTGATCTTTGATAATTACTTATTAATAAGAACTCAAATGCATTCATCACTATGTTCATCTTGCTCTTTTTGCTTACCTTCTGCACCCTTCTCATTAATGACAGTGCTGGCAGCCTTTGTGACCGCCTCCTGCAGCATGTTACTGTCCACCTTGTTCAGTCTGCGAGAGGTCAGAGCTTTCTTCTGTTTGTTGGTACCGAACGCCTCAATCAGAGAATCAACCTGCGCAGAAAATTCAAGAGATTACTAACAAAGAAATTTACTTTAAAAACATGTGTGAAAATGCATTCTAGAATTTTTCAGGCATCATTTGATGCCACAAACTGTGGTACCTTTTCCTTGTAAGTCTGTGTTGTGTCTGTATCATCCATCCCTGATGCTTCTCCTGATGAAAATATTCATTTTCTTAGGCAAAACGTGCATAATCTTCATAAATCAGTTTTCAAGCAAAGAACAAGAAAATACTTTTGGATTCACGTGTTACATAGTTTTCTCTCACCTGGTATAACAGGTTGCATGTTGAAGAACTGTGCACTATGTAGTTCCATTTGCATGGTTTTCTTGTTTAATACTCCAACATAAtaactaaaaaagaaaattacgaTTTCACTTAAACAATGACAATACAGTTGGGTTATTTGCAGAGACATTCTTCATAACCAAATTAAACCTACTTGCAAAGACTGTTGCATTTAAGGGCTCCAGTTCCGAAATTTTGCCCAACATAGGATAACCTATTTGATTCAGCCacctaaaaaaagtttttaataaaataaggGGGGATGGGGGTCAAGAAAATTCTGAACCTAAAAATGAACAGGAAGAAATAGATGTAATTTCTCACCAGTATCCGCCTAGTTTTTTTCCGGGGGTTAACCTCATCGGCACTCCTGTACATTCTGAAGTCCAGTTTCTCTGCATTTTGGACGCTGCCATTGGAAAATCgaactaaaataataataattagaggGGAAGATATAATCGACTTTGTTGG
It encodes:
- the polr1e gene encoding DNA-directed RNA polymerase I subunit RPA49; its protein translation is MTKTEVLFLLPHKTTKMAASCSIVCCGEERDTDKAVIFRFSNGSVQNAEKLDFRMYRSADEVNPRKKTRRILVAESNRLSYVGQNFGTGALKCNSLCNYYVGVLNKKTMQMELHSAQFFNMQPVIPGEASGMDDTDTTQTYKEKVDSLIEAFGTNKQKKALTSRRLNKVDSNMLQEAVTKAASTVINEKGAEALQQEVADMEAQAALAPHLPPYNADADSPENVYPLDGLLSPMEFKALEEVGSKMAELTAEELQTMTESGGLLCVVKHLENLPSDEEARKKMACCAFYLSMLLKLSRQNNISRKFGMEEGCPRIVQNKIIRTFTVETFNNQRVLNMVSTSMRAKLTAHCLVLLLHMGGMTADLTLLHRDMGLTEARMIEVAKSLGLTLPRSYRGKNIADGLHDNHKQASLILPLVKYEQSGEKRKRRKML